A region from the Streptomyces lydicus genome encodes:
- a CDS encoding relaxase/mobilization nuclease domain-containing protein, translating into MVPDVSRGSHTIGLLHYLYRTSDIEAHVDPHLVAAYDPHLPDPGRDPNATFGELAADLDLWVDALGDKAPKKHVWHCPVRTAPGDRALSDEEWATVARRVLNATGIAPEGDDQACRWIAVRHAPDHIHIVATLVRADRTRPRHHKDGTRAQAECRKIETEFGLRRLKEGDGTAAKRPTSAERRKAERLGQDAASRELLREHVHRALSGAADEDEFFDRLAAEGVRVKKRIAPSGDVLGYSVAKVGDRNKAGEPIWFSGSKLAPDLSLPRIRERFTATTDVPEPPAVLELSGASAPVRARHFAAEATDSALTSLTAGDDGAAAAQLIGVGEALDALAQTSFGPTQAELRAAAVHFERATRSHIRAEKEEMYALRRAAHQIVHSGSALGRGQDGAATAMVLDLMILTVIAAARWHAARGHAQQAEASQQAATHLRAAYQATAASPLAAMRAYGQHLPAQSRRQHAATVRTALPHLAERLRAEPGWDALAAVLDQAERVGHDTAALLAKAAAQRELDSAESISEVLVWRLQHLGYVTQPVSVPRSRRPRTEPAPAVPAAAAAHQEANRLRRR; encoded by the coding sequence TTGGTCCCCGACGTCTCCCGCGGCAGCCACACCATCGGCCTGCTCCACTACCTCTACCGAACCAGCGACATCGAAGCCCACGTCGACCCGCACCTCGTCGCCGCCTACGACCCCCACCTGCCCGACCCCGGCCGCGACCCGAACGCCACCTTCGGCGAGCTGGCCGCCGACCTCGACCTGTGGGTCGACGCCCTCGGCGACAAGGCACCCAAGAAGCATGTGTGGCACTGCCCCGTCCGCACCGCCCCCGGCGACCGGGCCCTGTCCGACGAGGAATGGGCCACGGTCGCTCGCCGCGTGCTGAACGCCACCGGCATCGCCCCCGAGGGCGACGACCAAGCCTGCCGCTGGATCGCCGTCCGCCACGCCCCCGACCACATCCACATCGTCGCCACCCTCGTCCGCGCCGACCGCACCCGTCCCCGCCACCACAAGGACGGCACCCGAGCCCAAGCCGAATGCCGCAAGATCGAGACGGAGTTCGGACTCCGCCGGCTCAAGGAAGGTGATGGCACTGCGGCCAAGCGCCCCACCAGCGCCGAACGCCGCAAGGCCGAACGCCTCGGCCAGGACGCCGCCTCGCGCGAGCTGCTGCGCGAACACGTCCACCGTGCCCTGTCCGGTGCCGCCGACGAGGACGAGTTCTTCGACCGGCTCGCCGCCGAAGGCGTCCGCGTCAAGAAGCGCATCGCTCCCTCCGGCGATGTGCTCGGCTACTCGGTCGCCAAGGTCGGCGACCGCAACAAGGCGGGCGAGCCCATCTGGTTCTCCGGCTCCAAGCTCGCACCGGACCTTTCCCTGCCCCGGATCCGCGAGCGGTTCACAGCCACCACGGACGTGCCCGAGCCGCCCGCGGTCCTGGAACTCAGCGGCGCCTCCGCACCGGTCCGTGCCCGCCACTTCGCCGCCGAGGCCACCGACTCGGCCCTGACGTCCCTCACAGCCGGCGACGACGGTGCGGCAGCTGCTCAGCTGATCGGGGTCGGCGAGGCCCTCGATGCGCTCGCCCAGACCTCATTCGGTCCCACGCAGGCCGAACTGCGGGCGGCTGCAGTGCACTTCGAGCGGGCCACTCGCTCGCACATCCGCGCCGAGAAGGAGGAGATGTACGCCCTGCGCCGCGCGGCTCACCAGATCGTCCATTCCGGGTCCGCTCTCGGCCGCGGACAGGACGGCGCCGCCACCGCCATGGTCCTCGACCTCATGATCCTGACCGTCATCGCGGCCGCCCGCTGGCACGCAGCCCGCGGCCACGCCCAGCAGGCCGAAGCCTCCCAGCAGGCGGCAACCCACCTGCGCGCCGCCTACCAGGCAACCGCCGCCAGCCCGCTGGCCGCCATGCGCGCCTACGGCCAACACCTGCCTGCACAGTCCCGGCGACAGCACGCCGCCACGGTCCGCACGGCCCTCCCCCACCTCGCAGAGCGCCTCCGAGCCGAGCCTGGCTGGGACGCACTGGCCGCCGTGCTCGACCAGGCCGAACGCGTCGGCCACGACACCGCCGCCCTGCTGGCCAAGGCCGCTGCACAACGGGAACTGGACAGCGCCGAGTCAATCAGCGAAGTCCTGGTCTGGCGGTTGCAGCACCTCGGCTACGTCACCCAACCCGTGTCGGTGCCCAGGTCGCGGCGTCCTCGTACCGAACCCGCCCCTGCTGTCCCTGCCGCTGCCGCCGCCCACCAGGAAGCGAACCGACTCCGGCGACGGTGA
- a CDS encoding plasmid mobilization protein, giving the protein MAEEAPRQGAQDQQPVAEGGHEQRAKQGRRRSRQPKQRSERQTFRASTVEAANIQKAADAKGVSKARFIAQAVHAELHGRPHRDQDDALDRLEAARIQLVRAGNNLNQIAKVLNSGGDALHIDRAAGAVADAATEVRTAARKLVS; this is encoded by the coding sequence GTGGCGGAGGAGGCCCCGCGCCAGGGGGCGCAGGACCAGCAGCCCGTGGCCGAGGGCGGCCACGAGCAGAGGGCCAAGCAGGGCCGGCGCCGCTCCCGCCAGCCCAAGCAGCGTTCCGAGCGCCAGACCTTCCGCGCCAGCACCGTCGAAGCCGCCAACATCCAGAAGGCCGCTGACGCCAAGGGCGTCTCCAAGGCCCGCTTCATCGCCCAGGCCGTCCACGCCGAATTGCACGGCCGCCCCCATCGTGACCAGGACGATGCCCTCGATCGCTTGGAAGCCGCCCGCATCCAGCTGGTGCGTGCCGGCAACAACCTGAACCAGATCGCCAAGGTCCTCAACTCCGGTGGCGACGCCCTCCACATCGACCGCGCCGCCGGTGCCGTCGCCGACGCCGCCACCGAGGTCCGTACGGCCGCACGGAAGCTGGTGAGCTGA
- a CDS encoding ATP-binding protein codes for MTTTLTHAPDRLRPLAERLGAILTARGIDPDAATTQEPPSEPVTALELADARIPARYRHALSDHQQVTAWTKAIAAAGRPGPSRAPGIAEGPSLLIAGPTGTGKTHQAYGAIRTLLTAGVRLRWEAVTAADLYARLRPRSGHDAERDLQTLVRCPLLLLDDLGAAKNSEWTEELTYRLINHRYEHLRPTLITTNLPTDALRTALGDRIASRLAEMTERVVLNGPDRRRRSQN; via the coding sequence GTGACCACCACCCTCACCCACGCACCGGACCGCCTCCGCCCGCTCGCCGAGCGGCTCGGTGCCATCCTCACCGCACGCGGCATCGACCCTGACGCCGCCACCACGCAAGAGCCCCCGAGCGAACCGGTCACCGCCCTGGAGCTGGCCGATGCCCGCATCCCCGCCCGATACCGGCACGCGCTGAGCGACCACCAGCAGGTCACCGCCTGGACCAAGGCGATCGCCGCCGCCGGACGCCCCGGCCCCAGCCGCGCACCGGGCATCGCCGAAGGCCCCTCCCTGCTGATCGCCGGCCCCACCGGAACCGGCAAGACCCACCAGGCATACGGCGCCATCCGCACCCTGCTCACCGCCGGAGTCCGGCTGCGCTGGGAGGCCGTCACCGCCGCCGACCTGTACGCCCGCCTGCGCCCTCGCTCCGGCCACGACGCCGAACGCGACCTGCAGACCCTCGTCCGCTGCCCGTTGCTGCTCCTGGACGACCTCGGCGCGGCCAAGAACAGCGAGTGGACCGAGGAGCTCACCTACCGGCTCATCAACCACCGGTACGAGCATCTGCGCCCCACCCTCATCACCACCAATCTCCCCACCGACGCCCTCCGCACCGCCCTCGGAGACCGCATCGCCTCCCGCCTCGCCGAGATGACCGAACGCGTCGTCCTCAACGGTCCCGACCGCAGGCGCCGGTCACAAAACTGA
- a CDS encoding IS630 family transposase: MSRPGPKIPPLSVTDAQRTVLEGWVRRRSTAQSLAQRSRIVLECAEGHSIMEVSRRLGVTADMVRTWRRRFLERGLDGLSDEPRPGVPRKITDADVERVIVKTLEEKPKNATHWSTRSMAAATGMSQSAVSRIWRAFALAPHRSQTFKLSTDPLFIDKVRDVVGLYLDPPEKALVLCVDEKSQIQALDRSQPVLPMMPGVPERRSHDYVRAGTTTLFAALEVATGKVIGSLHRRHRAVEFKKFLAKLDKEVPAGLDVHLILDNYVTHKTPAIKTWLLAHPRFHLHFTPTSSSWLNLVERWFAELTQKKLKRGVHRSVQALERDIRSWLADWNEHPKPFAWTKTADEILDKVAAYCRRISDSGH; the protein is encoded by the coding sequence ATGAGTCGTCCAGGCCCGAAGATTCCGCCGTTGTCGGTCACTGATGCCCAACGGACCGTGCTGGAAGGCTGGGTGCGTCGCCGCTCAACGGCCCAGTCTCTGGCTCAGCGCTCAAGGATCGTTCTGGAGTGCGCGGAGGGGCACTCGATCATGGAGGTGTCACGCCGGCTCGGTGTTACTGCGGACATGGTCCGCACCTGGCGGCGGCGCTTCCTCGAACGTGGCCTGGACGGCCTGTCCGACGAACCACGGCCCGGCGTCCCACGGAAGATCACCGACGCGGACGTCGAGCGTGTCATCGTCAAGACGCTGGAGGAGAAACCGAAGAACGCCACCCACTGGTCGACCAGGTCCATGGCGGCGGCCACGGGCATGTCCCAATCCGCCGTCTCGCGGATCTGGCGGGCTTTCGCCCTGGCCCCGCACCGGTCGCAGACGTTCAAGCTCTCCACCGACCCTCTGTTCATCGACAAGGTCCGTGACGTGGTGGGCCTCTATCTCGATCCGCCGGAGAAGGCCCTGGTCCTGTGCGTGGACGAGAAGTCGCAGATCCAGGCCCTGGACCGGTCCCAGCCCGTGCTGCCGATGATGCCCGGTGTCCCCGAACGACGCAGTCACGACTACGTCCGCGCCGGCACCACCACCCTGTTCGCGGCCCTGGAGGTCGCCACGGGAAAGGTGATCGGCTCCCTGCACCGGCGCCACCGGGCAGTGGAATTCAAGAAGTTCCTCGCCAAGCTCGACAAGGAAGTCCCCGCCGGCCTTGACGTGCATCTGATCCTCGACAACTACGTCACCCACAAGACGCCCGCGATCAAGACGTGGCTGCTGGCGCACCCACGCTTCCACCTGCACTTCACACCGACCAGTTCATCCTGGCTGAACCTGGTCGAGCGATGGTTCGCCGAGCTGACGCAGAAGAAACTCAAGCGCGGTGTCCACCGCTCCGTCCAGGCCCTCGAACGCGACATCCGCAGCTGGCTCGCCGACTGGAACGAACACCCAAAGCCCTTCGCCTGGACCAAGACTGCCGACGAAATCCTCGACAAAGTCGCCGCATACTGCCGACGAATCTCCGACTCAGGTCACTAG
- a CDS encoding helix-turn-helix domain-containing protein produces MPPRSLEIGPAGRVIARAIVRARTARSYSQRQLAARVGALGRFMTATALSRIERTVRRCDIGDFVTIATALGASPHTLLASPPRDRGHAERAET; encoded by the coding sequence ATGCCGCCGCGTTCTCTCGAAATTGGTCCCGCAGGAAGGGTCATCGCCCGGGCAATCGTGCGCGCCCGTACCGCCCGCAGCTACTCCCAGCGTCAGCTCGCCGCCCGTGTAGGCGCCCTCGGCCGGTTCATGACCGCCACCGCGCTCTCCCGCATCGAACGCACCGTCCGACGCTGCGACATCGGCGACTTCGTCACCATCGCCACCGCGCTCGGAGCCTCCCCGCACACCCTCCTCGCCAGCCCTCCGAGAGACCGGGGCCATGCGGAGCGGGCGGAAACATAG
- a CDS encoding helix-turn-helix transcriptional regulator — protein sequence MNGSSRSRDKMTVDELCAELQVSRSTFYDWRQKGRAPRCVKLPNGSLRIRRSDLENWLTDCEGSA from the coding sequence ATGAATGGCTCCAGCCGCTCGCGCGACAAAATGACCGTGGATGAACTCTGCGCCGAGCTTCAGGTATCGCGGTCCACCTTTTACGACTGGCGTCAGAAAGGCAGGGCGCCACGATGCGTGAAACTTCCCAACGGGAGCCTGCGCATCCGCCGCAGTGACCTGGAGAACTGGCTCACCGACTGCGAGGGCAGCGCGTGA
- a CDS encoding tyrosine-type recombinase/integrase produces the protein MTNRSFKVRFYKTEVYKGKRGTTYTVRWSVNGRRHGEAFKTAASADSFRAVLLVAANNGEPFDQDTGRPTSHAASAAEVTWYDFALRYVDMKWSRISANNRISTAKALTKATLALLRVEPTQYDPIEVRKALREYAFNKNRRDEAPSELRAILAWIRRNSLPMSAWEDTKHVDAVLHAIDTRIDGTPAAASSAKRYRRVLNVVLRYAIRQNVLADNPLPKGRDENAAPKTSGAVDKRSLLNPGQVAALLVWVASRPRTGHRLTAFFATLYYAGLRPEEAVALRVEDAVLPSSGWGELRVHTAAPEVGKQWTDDGEVHETRDLKGRASGDTRTVPVHPALASILHTLVTQDQLTAGDLFFPGEKGGLLAGSVYRRAWDKARKAVLAEQEYRSPVGKRVYDLRHTCLTTWLNHGIPPAQVAEWAGNSVPVLLSTYARCITGQTAELQQRIEGPQKLPGVPLAPGPGGSLSPPLPRAQGRAR, from the coding sequence GTGACAAACCGGTCCTTCAAGGTCCGCTTCTACAAGACGGAGGTCTACAAGGGAAAACGTGGCACGACCTACACCGTGCGCTGGTCGGTGAACGGGAGGCGGCACGGCGAGGCGTTCAAGACTGCCGCCTCGGCCGATTCTTTTCGCGCCGTCCTCCTCGTCGCCGCCAACAACGGAGAACCGTTCGACCAGGACACCGGCAGGCCGACGTCGCACGCGGCATCGGCGGCCGAGGTCACCTGGTACGACTTCGCCCTGCGCTACGTGGACATGAAGTGGTCCCGAATCTCGGCCAACAACCGCATCAGCACAGCCAAGGCCCTGACCAAGGCCACGCTCGCGCTCCTGCGAGTCGAACCGACCCAGTACGACCCCATCGAAGTCCGCAAGGCCCTGCGCGAGTACGCCTTCAACAAGAACCGCCGGGACGAGGCCCCCTCCGAGCTACGAGCCATCCTCGCCTGGATTCGGCGCAACTCGCTGCCGATGAGCGCCTGGGAGGACACCAAGCACGTCGACGCCGTGCTCCACGCCATCGACACCCGAATCGACGGCACGCCTGCTGCCGCAAGTTCCGCCAAACGCTATCGCCGCGTCTTGAACGTCGTCCTGCGCTATGCCATCCGCCAGAACGTCCTGGCGGACAACCCGTTGCCCAAGGGGAGGGACGAGAACGCCGCCCCGAAGACCTCCGGCGCAGTCGACAAGCGCTCCCTCCTCAACCCCGGGCAGGTGGCTGCCCTGCTCGTCTGGGTTGCCTCCCGCCCGCGCACCGGTCACCGGCTCACGGCGTTCTTCGCGACGCTCTACTACGCCGGACTCCGCCCTGAGGAGGCGGTGGCGCTCCGCGTCGAGGACGCCGTTCTCCCTTCCAGCGGTTGGGGTGAACTCCGGGTGCACACCGCAGCGCCCGAGGTCGGCAAGCAGTGGACGGACGACGGCGAGGTCCACGAGACCCGGGATCTGAAGGGGCGGGCGTCAGGGGACACCCGCACCGTGCCCGTGCATCCCGCCCTCGCATCGATCCTCCACACACTCGTCACCCAGGACCAGCTCACCGCGGGAGATCTCTTCTTCCCCGGCGAGAAGGGCGGCCTGCTCGCCGGCTCCGTCTACCGGCGAGCCTGGGACAAGGCCCGCAAGGCAGTCCTGGCGGAGCAGGAGTACCGGTCGCCCGTTGGCAAGCGGGTATACGACCTCCGCCACACGTGCCTGACGACCTGGCTCAACCATGGCATCCCGCCGGCACAGGTCGCCGAATGGGCAGGCAACAGTGTCCCGGTGCTGCTTTCCACTTACGCGCGCTGCATCACCGGACAGACCGCTGAGCTACAGCAGCGCATCGAGGGGCCTCAGAAGCTCCCTGGCGTGCCACTGGCTCCAGGCCCCGGGGGCTCGCTCTCTCCGCCTCTTCCGAGGGCGCAGGGCCGCGCACGCTGA